The following coding sequences are from one Haliotis asinina isolate JCU_RB_2024 chromosome 3, JCU_Hal_asi_v2, whole genome shotgun sequence window:
- the LOC137277627 gene encoding immediate early response 3-interacting protein 1-like, producing MAFTLYSLIEAVILCLNAVCVLHEERFLAKVGWGADQRGFGEEPGMKTQMLNLIRSIRTVMRIPLIGINIAVILLKLVFG from the exons ATGGCGTTCACATTGTATAGTTTGATTGAGGCTGTGATTTTATGTTTAAATGCAGTGTGTGTTTTACACGAGGAACGATTTCTTGCCAAAG TTGGATGGGGTGCTGACCAGCGAGGATTTGGAGAGGAACCTGGGATGAAGACACAAATGCTCAACCTTATTAGATCAATTAGAACTGTTATGAGGA taccTTTAATAGGAATCaacatagctgtaatattactgaaGCTTGTGTTTGGATAA